A segment of the Bacillus sp. es.034 genome:
TCTTCCGCTTAAATATCTTTTAATACATCCCCATCGCGTTCTTCGTCCTTCTTTAACACTTCGTCAACAGGTTGATAAGATGCACCGTAAAATTTTTGGTCATTGTACGTATGAATGAGCTCATATGTTTTTTTCATGGAATCGAAGATAAGATCTTCGGATTCATGTTGTGGTGCCCAGTATAGGATTTCCATTTCATTTATTTCGTTTGTAGCAAGTGAACGGCGGGCATACCCGATGCTGACAGCGTGTTCGAAACCTTCACGTTTGTAGAATTTCAAGCGCTTCTCAGTGTCAGTGTCATCATAGTCCACTGGCTCGACTTCCAAAATGATGGCTTTCTTCTTTTCTTTTAACTTATCGAGTAATTTATGGCCAAGGCCTTGTCCACGGGCATCCTTTGAGACAAAGAGATAATCGATGAAGATAAAGTCTTCAAGTTCGGCGAACATAAGTACATGGTGCGGCCCTTCATCTTTGTGATAGATGTCGCTTCTTTCTTTTAACAGTGATTCAAGATGTTCTTTTGATTTCATTTCCTCTACAGGGAAATATTGATTTAATTTTTCATACCAGTGCATGGATCTACTCCTTTGATTGAATTTTTAAGTGACATTGACTAACGGGATACCATTATCATTCTCAGAAAAAAATAGGTTTATGTTAGATGTTAGTCTTATCCGTGGGATAATCGTACGGAATCACAGGCGGTACGGCCCATGAAGAGGAAGATGTGGTTGAAAGCGGTTAATCTTACCAATACTTTAATGATAACAATATTTGAACCTTTTTTCAAATGGGAAGCAATACGACGGTCCCGGTTTCTCTTTAAAAGAAAAAAGACTGACCTGCATGCTTTCTGAGGTCAGTCTCTTCTATTAAGGAGTGTAGTCAACGCCTTCAGTATAGGAATTACCTGCATCCCACAGAAGGAATTCATTGATACCTTGATCATTCAACGCTTTGATCTGGGCCTCTACTTCTGCTTTTCCGTACGGTTTAAAGTTTCCGCTACCAAGCCAGGAAGCGGTGAAATCCTGAAGCCACGGTCTTGAGATCGGCTTATTTTTCAGTTCGGCTATTTTTGCTTTCTCCACCTTGGAGTATTCTGTTACAAGTTCGTAAGGCTGTAAATCCGGTTTGGCAATTCCGAAGTAAGGTGTCCAATGACTAGGATAGATCATGGATGAAATGACATCCACATTTTCAGATATCTTCGAGAAATTCTGACCGATACCAGGTGCCTCTGGAAGGGTTGCCGTATAGCCGAAGATGTCAACGGATACTTTCACGCCATAAGGTTCCAGCTTCTTATGGGCATATTCCACAAAATCAGTGACGGCATGTACTCGTTTCTGTACATTATCACTGTCTTCCTTGGCATATTCCCCTCCGTTATAGGTGAGTTCATCATCACGCTTCTCGAATCCTTCAGGGAATCGGACGTAGTCGAACTGTATCTCCTGAAAGCCCATTTTTGCTGCTTCAATGGCGATGCCTACATTATAATCCCATACCTCTTTGAGGAATGGGTTGACGAAGGAATCCCCTCCTCCATTTGACCAAACCTTATCCCCGTCTTTAAATGACATGTCCGGCCGCTGATTCGCAAGAACCGTATCCTTGAATACAACCACACGTGCAATCGGATAGATTTTCTTTTCTTCCAAGGTCTTTAACATCGCTTTGGGATCTTTGATATACGGCTGACCCACCTTGGCATACGGAGAAGACTCTTCCGGTTCATATGTTACATTTCCTACGTCATCTTTAATATCGATGACCATGGCATTGAGATCTGTAGTATCCATTAATTTCGTAAGAGTATCAAAACGGGCCCCGCCAGCTGAATGTGCCGTAACGTATACCCCTCTTACTGCATCCGGATACTCGAAGCTCAGTCCGGAATCATAAACAAATCGTGGCACCGGGCTTTTAATCTCCTTTTTGCTCATCGTAAACGTTCTCTTCTCATGTTTTACCGGACCATCTTCAGCGGCACTTGCTGACTGGAAGGGCAAGACGCACATTGTGACTACACATAAAGATGTCGCTACCTTACTCCATTTCAAAATGAACCTCTCCTCTATTAAGTATGCTATCTAGTAAATTATGTAACTCCTTATACTATTCTAACAAGGAAATTACTTGAAAGAAAAGGGTTAATCCACCTAGTCTGTCGAAATTTCCAAGGAAATGAATATTCTTCAATATATAGTATGAAGCACATCAGGATTTAGACGTTATCAACGGAAAAAGCTCCCCTCATCGAAGGGAGCTTTTATCATCCTCTTAGCTTTTGTATGATGCTTGATATTGCGCAAATTCTTTCTCTGAGCAGTAAACGAAATGTCCAGGGACCACTTCACGCATTTCAAGATTGTCATCCTCTGTATAGTTATGAACAGAAGGATTATACTCTTTTCTTCTGCGGGTGCGCTCATACTCGGGATCCGGTAACGGTATCGCAGATAGAAGTGATTGAGTATAAGGATGAAGCGGATTTTTGTACAGTGCGTCACTTGTGGTCAACTCTACAAGCTTTCCATAATACATAACGCCAATCCGGTCACTGATATACTTTACCATGGATAAATCATGGGCAATGAAAAGATAAGTTAACCCTTTTTCCTTTTGAAGTTCCTGCATCAGATTGACGACCTGTGCCTGAATCGAAACGTCAAGGGCTG
Coding sequences within it:
- a CDS encoding GNAT family N-acetyltransferase — translated: MHWYEKLNQYFPVEEMKSKEHLESLLKERSDIYHKDEGPHHVLMFAELEDFIFIDYLFVSKDARGQGLGHKLLDKLKEKKKAIILEVEPVDYDDTDTEKRLKFYKREGFEHAVSIGYARRSLATNEINEMEILYWAPQHESEDLIFDSMKKTYELIHTYNDQKFYGASYQPVDEVLKKDEERDGDVLKDI
- a CDS encoding putative glycoside hydrolase, translated to MKWSKVATSLCVVTMCVLPFQSASAAEDGPVKHEKRTFTMSKKEIKSPVPRFVYDSGLSFEYPDAVRGVYVTAHSAGGARFDTLTKLMDTTDLNAMVIDIKDDVGNVTYEPEESSPYAKVGQPYIKDPKAMLKTLEEKKIYPIARVVVFKDTVLANQRPDMSFKDGDKVWSNGGGDSFVNPFLKEVWDYNVGIAIEAAKMGFQEIQFDYVRFPEGFEKRDDELTYNGGEYAKEDSDNVQKRVHAVTDFVEYAHKKLEPYGVKVSVDIFGYTATLPEAPGIGQNFSKISENVDVISSMIYPSHWTPYFGIAKPDLQPYELVTEYSKVEKAKIAELKNKPISRPWLQDFTASWLGSGNFKPYGKAEVEAQIKALNDQGINEFLLWDAGNSYTEGVDYTP